From Salinicoccus roseus, one genomic window encodes:
- a CDS encoding DNA translocase FtsK, whose translation MDRSRRRRQFNRNLEEGRTGRERFRFPLDMDEKDGREAPAKPAERSGKTPEDSDLIRREQQKSLLGESRYSRKRPRRNTISKARAVPSAIHGSKGNPDSASRDETESSSGDQKSGYSSPIVEELKRERAQRERKQRERMEKRAEEAEAERSIGVVTGQSGKAKLEQEIEAETDAEIDTQESVTDAQESGTGKKSTSPFNVMMTPYDKNKYRAKTKAQAKRSGPKNTLPPLHILGDGQDGSYDSVDEALADEVAAAFDAIGVPVRVVAYRTNGIVGRFELSMKRNFRLNVVGKLKEHLLSVMPFEDFKLIVPIAGTSNIGVEFILPEPYPIPFSTLFSSSSLKLRKNDFKFVVGKTVDDQIFSFPLKKAGQILVYGGAEEYSSAVVDNILFSLMMNHNPRELQIMIASDKAHYREYEGLPHMFSTSRSITDKHVLKDILEELNNRHNQFRRAHVRNLDSFNQRVGNDSKKSVIVVVIDDLADLFEHNNPEAIRAIVQILKKGKPLGVHLIMNHSRDDVGLRFELLQMMQTRISFKDGKSKVVDGAKELTEGNDMMIQIPTSNKPLRVNAGVLTQKIKEDVLSHLKGIFR comes from the coding sequence ATGGATAGATCAAGAAGGAGAAGACAATTCAATCGTAATCTTGAAGAGGGGCGTACCGGCAGGGAACGCTTCAGGTTTCCATTGGATATGGATGAAAAGGATGGCAGGGAAGCGCCTGCCAAGCCTGCCGAAAGGTCAGGGAAGACCCCTGAAGACAGCGACCTGATAAGAAGAGAGCAGCAGAAGTCACTGCTCGGGGAGAGCCGCTATTCCAGGAAGAGGCCGAGGAGGAACACGATCAGCAAGGCGCGGGCTGTGCCTTCCGCAATCCACGGTTCGAAAGGGAACCCGGATTCTGCAAGCCGGGATGAGACGGAATCCTCCTCCGGAGATCAGAAATCCGGATATTCATCACCAATTGTAGAGGAACTGAAAAGGGAGAGGGCCCAGCGGGAAAGAAAACAGCGGGAGCGTATGGAGAAAAGGGCAGAGGAGGCGGAAGCCGAACGATCTATCGGGGTCGTTACCGGCCAATCCGGCAAGGCGAAGTTGGAGCAGGAAATTGAGGCTGAAACCGATGCTGAAATCGATACCCAGGAGTCCGTCACCGATGCCCAGGAATCCGGCACCGGCAAGAAATCGACTTCCCCCTTCAATGTCATGATGACCCCCTACGATAAGAACAAGTACAGGGCGAAAACCAAGGCCCAGGCAAAACGCAGCGGGCCAAAAAACACTTTGCCGCCCCTACATATACTGGGGGACGGCCAGGACGGCAGCTATGACAGCGTGGATGAAGCGCTCGCTGATGAAGTGGCTGCAGCCTTCGACGCCATCGGTGTGCCCGTCAGGGTAGTTGCATACAGGACCAATGGCATCGTCGGCCGCTTTGAGCTCTCCATGAAGAGGAACTTCAGGCTGAATGTGGTAGGAAAGCTGAAAGAGCACCTGCTTTCTGTGATGCCGTTCGAAGACTTCAAACTGATTGTGCCCATTGCCGGGACGAGCAACATCGGTGTGGAGTTCATCCTGCCCGAGCCATACCCGATACCTTTCAGTACACTCTTCTCCTCCAGCAGCCTCAAGCTCAGAAAGAACGACTTCAAGTTTGTGGTGGGAAAAACAGTGGATGACCAGATCTTCAGCTTCCCGCTGAAGAAGGCCGGTCAAATACTGGTCTACGGTGGAGCGGAGGAATATTCATCTGCAGTGGTCGACAATATCCTCTTCTCCCTCATGATGAACCATAATCCAAGGGAGCTCCAGATCATGATTGCTTCCGACAAAGCCCATTACAGGGAATATGAAGGGCTGCCGCATATGTTCAGTACATCCAGGTCCATCACCGACAAGCATGTACTGAAGGATATCCTCGAAGAGCTGAACAACAGGCACAACCAATTCAGAAGGGCGCATGTACGCAATCTGGACAGCTTCAACCAACGGGTCGGCAATGACTCCAAAAAGAGTGTCATTGTTGTCGTCATCGACGACCTCGCAGACCTGTTCGAACATAATAATCCAGAAGCGATACGGGCCATCGTCCAGATCCTGAAGAAGGGAAAACCCCTCGGCGTACACCTCATCATGAACCATTCAAGGGACGACGTGGGCCTCCGTTTCGAACTGCTCCAGATGATGCAGACGCGCATCTCGTTCAAAGACGGCAAGTCCAAGGTCGTCGATGGGGCCAAGGAGCTTACTGAAGGCAACGACATGATGATCCAGATTCCAACATCCAATAAACCGCTCCGGGTGAACGCCGGGGTGCTGACTCAAAAAATCAAGGAAGATGTTCTTTCCCATCTGAAAGGGATATTCCGATGA
- the murC gene encoding UDP-N-acetylmuramate--L-alanine ligase: protein MEKYHFIGIKGAGMSALAQVLHDLGNEVQGSDIEKEVFTEHQLRDKGISILPFDEANIVEGYTYIAGNAFGDDHLEISAAREKGYPVIRYHEFLSQFMSQFTSIAVTGAHGKTSTTGLLSHVMNGDVDTTFLIGDGTGFGLEDSKYFTFESCEYKRHFLSYHPDYAIITNIDFDHPDYFRDLQDVIDAFTEMAGQVKKAVIAYGGDSHTRKMSYNVPVYFYGIGEGYDISASNIEVLSKGTRFDVSVEGEHLDTFTIPMYGDHHVLNSLAVIAVGYLEDLDMGNIKKAFMTFGGVKRRFSETFRNGMVIVDDYAHHPKEIQATLETARKKYNGREIVTVFQPHTFSRTEKFLNEFAEALSGSDKAYIVDIFGSAREDAGALTSRDLVDLIPDAELLAEGDIEKLNSHEEAVIIFMGAGDIQKYEKRFTELLS from the coding sequence ATGGAAAAATATCATTTTATAGGAATAAAGGGCGCAGGCATGAGTGCGCTGGCCCAGGTGCTTCACGACCTTGGTAATGAAGTCCAGGGGTCCGACATAGAAAAGGAAGTGTTCACTGAGCACCAGCTCCGCGACAAGGGGATAAGCATCCTGCCCTTTGATGAGGCGAACATCGTTGAAGGTTATACCTATATTGCCGGCAATGCTTTTGGTGACGACCATCTCGAAATCAGTGCAGCAAGGGAAAAAGGCTATCCGGTCATACGCTATCATGAGTTCCTCTCACAATTCATGTCCCAGTTCACTTCCATAGCGGTCACGGGTGCGCATGGGAAGACCTCCACCACGGGTCTGCTCAGCCACGTGATGAATGGGGACGTGGACACGACATTCCTCATCGGGGACGGCACAGGATTCGGTCTTGAGGACAGCAAGTACTTCACTTTCGAGTCATGTGAATACAAGCGGCATTTCCTGAGCTACCATCCCGATTATGCCATCATCACCAATATAGATTTTGACCATCCGGACTATTTCAGGGACCTGCAGGATGTCATCGATGCATTCACTGAAATGGCCGGCCAGGTCAAAAAGGCGGTGATCGCCTATGGCGGGGACAGCCATACAAGAAAAATGTCCTATAATGTGCCGGTCTATTTCTATGGCATCGGCGAGGGATATGACATCAGTGCCTCCAACATTGAAGTCCTGTCGAAGGGGACACGCTTTGACGTCAGTGTGGAAGGGGAGCATCTGGACACGTTCACCATACCGATGTACGGCGACCATCATGTGCTGAACTCCCTTGCGGTGATAGCAGTGGGCTATCTGGAAGACCTTGATATGGGAAACATCAAGAAGGCATTCATGACCTTCGGCGGAGTGAAGCGCCGGTTCAGCGAAACTTTCAGGAACGGCATGGTCATCGTTGATGATTATGCACATCATCCGAAAGAGATACAGGCAACCCTGGAGACCGCACGGAAGAAATACAATGGTAGGGAAATCGTCACCGTTTTCCAGCCCCATACATTCTCCAGGACCGAAAAGTTCCTGAACGAGTTTGCAGAAGCCCTCTCCGGGTCGGATAAGGCGTACATCGTGGACATCTTCGGTTCGGCGAGGGAGGACGCAGGCGCCCTGACCAGCCGGGATCTGGTGGATCTGATACCGGACGCTGAACTGCTTGCAGAAGGAGATATCGAAAAGCTCAATTCACATGAAGAAGCCGTCATCATATTCATGGGGGCCGGAGACATCCAGAAATACGAGAAAAGATTTACCGAGCTATTATCCTGA
- a CDS encoding DUF948 domain-containing protein, whose product MDWQIILYIAAGVAAIAFLILCIALAVVLFSVKKNLDHVAKTLDGVEGQIQGITRESTDLLHKTNRLAEDVQGKSAKLNSVVDAVQGIGHSMNNLNSSVDRVTNSITHNISQNEDKISQVVQWSNVAMEVADKWQMRQKRNSAFNTKYSTTAENDPDNLPVAVNQSVTTNDNLDEDRVNAGLDNDSK is encoded by the coding sequence ATGGATTGGCAAATAATTTTGTATATTGCCGCAGGTGTCGCTGCTATTGCCTTCCTGATTCTTTGTATCGCTTTGGCGGTCGTACTGTTCTCAGTCAAAAAGAATCTGGATCATGTAGCGAAGACACTTGATGGAGTAGAAGGACAAATTCAAGGTATCACAAGAGAGTCGACAGACCTCCTGCATAAGACGAACCGTCTTGCAGAGGATGTGCAGGGTAAATCTGCAAAACTCAATTCCGTTGTGGATGCTGTACAAGGTATCGGACATTCCATGAATAACTTGAACTCTTCTGTAGATAGGGTGACGAATTCAATCACTCACAACATATCACAGAATGAAGATAAGATTTCCCAAGTTGTACAATGGTCCAATGTTGCAATGGAAGTTGCCGACAAATGGCAGATGAGACAGAAGCGCAACAGTGCTTTCAACACCAAGTATTCCACAACAGCTGAAAATGATCCGGATAATCTGCCGGTAGCTGTAAACCAGTCGGTGACGACGAACGATAATCTTGATGAAGATCGTGTGAACGCCGGACTCGACAACGACAGCAAATAA
- a CDS encoding YtxH domain-containing protein — translation METYNRDRHLHGVEEYEEQVNQTTGRDFSIGLAIGLLIGTVGGLLLAPKSGDALRDDITEQTQKLSKSKDGGSREGANFKEKVQEKTDQLRDKMEDKKGDISAKKGEMDEKKRVKSLDESAVKAQKDAIQEEVKEPQTDDPRTVDMSKYAEKLDDDKK, via the coding sequence ATGGAAACCTATAACCGTGACAGGCACCTTCATGGTGTCGAAGAATACGAGGAACAGGTCAATCAGACGACCGGAAGGGATTTCTCCATCGGTCTCGCCATTGGCCTGCTTATCGGAACGGTCGGCGGCCTGCTGCTTGCACCGAAATCCGGGGATGCGCTGAGGGATGATATTACAGAGCAGACCCAGAAGCTGTCCAAGAGCAAAGATGGCGGCAGCAGAGAAGGTGCAAACTTCAAGGAGAAGGTCCAGGAAAAGACCGATCAGCTGCGTGATAAGATGGAAGACAAGAAAGGCGACATTTCAGCCAAGAAGGGTGAAATGGATGAGAAGAAGAGGGTTAAATCCCTCGATGAATCTGCAGTCAAGGCTCAGAAGGATGCGATCCAGGAAGAAGTCAAGGAACCGCAGACCGATGACCCGAGAACTGTAGATATGTCGAAATACGCCGAAAAGCTTGACGACGACAAGAAATAG
- a CDS encoding bifunctional 3-deoxy-7-phosphoheptulonate synthase/chorismate mutase, whose product MTGNDGLDREKLMEIDTALLELLDSRAAVTGPVEKRVDNAEYYSRLLDEYEGAYDTAFIQALLEGLTDASSKQADAEEPPPLLVSRAHQSADTIVRIGEAEIGGDEPAHIFGPCSVESYNQVAEVASDLKRKGLKMIRGGAFKPRTSPYDFQGLGKEGLEILLEIKKAHDLAVVSEIVAPEHVNLAEAHLDAFQIGARNMQNFELLKAVGRSSKPVILKRGMSATIEEFLYAAEYILAEGNGNVVFCERGIRTYEKSTRNTLDISAVPLLKQASHLPVLVDVTHSTGRKEIMADCAKAALAAGADGIMAEVHPDPPTALSDKAQQMTLEEFDKFHLSII is encoded by the coding sequence ATGACCGGAAATGATGGTTTGGACAGGGAAAAACTGATGGAGATCGATACGGCCCTACTGGAGCTCCTGGATTCGAGGGCTGCAGTAACCGGTCCTGTCGAGAAGAGGGTGGACAACGCAGAATACTACAGTAGGCTGCTTGATGAGTACGAAGGCGCATACGATACTGCTTTCATACAGGCGCTGCTGGAGGGTCTGACGGATGCATCGTCCAAGCAGGCTGATGCGGAAGAACCGCCGCCCCTGCTCGTGTCGAGAGCACATCAGAGTGCGGATACAATCGTCAGGATAGGAGAAGCCGAAATAGGCGGGGACGAACCTGCACATATATTCGGCCCCTGTTCAGTGGAATCCTACAATCAGGTTGCGGAAGTGGCGTCAGACCTTAAACGGAAGGGCTTGAAGATGATCAGGGGCGGGGCATTCAAACCCCGCACTTCGCCATACGACTTCCAGGGGCTGGGGAAGGAAGGCCTCGAAATACTGCTGGAAATAAAAAAGGCGCATGACCTTGCAGTAGTAAGTGAAATCGTTGCTCCGGAACACGTCAACCTGGCAGAGGCCCATCTGGATGCATTCCAGATCGGCGCCAGAAATATGCAGAATTTTGAACTGCTCAAGGCAGTCGGACGCTCCAGCAAGCCGGTGATACTGAAGCGGGGCATGAGTGCCACGATAGAAGAGTTCCTCTATGCCGCCGAGTATATACTGGCTGAAGGCAATGGCAATGTAGTCTTTTGTGAGCGGGGTATACGGACATATGAGAAGAGTACAAGAAATACGCTGGACATCTCGGCTGTGCCGCTGCTCAAGCAGGCGAGCCACTTGCCTGTCCTGGTGGATGTCACACATTCCACAGGCAGGAAGGAAATCATGGCCGACTGCGCCAAGGCAGCGCTTGCAGCAGGTGCTGACGGCATAATGGCCGAAGTCCATCCGGATCCGCCCACAGCTCTGAGTGACAAGGCCCAGCAGATGACCCTTGAGGAATTCGATAAATTTCATTTAAGTATCATTTAA
- the ccpA gene encoding catabolite control protein A gives MTVTIYDVAREAKVSMATVSRVLNGNPNVKPETRKKVKDVIERLDYRPNAVARGLASKKTTTVGVIIPDISNLYYSSLARGLDDIAEMYNYQTIITNTDNDPEKERDAFLGLVSKQVDGIVFLGGALNEETLNDIKSSHLPVVICGTSEKDENLPSVNIDYFEAIKEAASKFLEEGAEKIAFVKASYSEQLERHIEEGIKAAYKDQGREFDEQYLLSAPADYQAGKSLFSQIRGLKADVVVTMSDETAIGVLHGAMDNNVQVPEELQIMSCSNTRFVNMVRPPLSSVALPLYDIGAVGMRLLTKYMNEETVEEANVILPYKIEYRATTK, from the coding sequence ATGACGGTTACCATATATGATGTTGCCAGAGAGGCAAAAGTATCCATGGCAACAGTTTCCAGAGTGCTTAACGGGAATCCCAACGTGAAGCCGGAAACAAGAAAAAAAGTTAAAGATGTTATAGAAAGGCTGGACTATCGTCCAAATGCTGTGGCCCGCGGCCTGGCGAGCAAGAAGACGACTACTGTCGGCGTCATCATTCCCGACATTTCAAACTTGTATTATTCCTCCCTGGCCCGCGGCCTGGATGATATTGCAGAGATGTACAACTATCAGACCATCATTACGAACACAGACAATGACCCTGAAAAGGAAAGAGATGCCTTCCTTGGCCTCGTCAGCAAGCAGGTCGACGGTATCGTCTTCCTGGGTGGGGCATTGAATGAAGAGACGCTCAATGATATCAAGAGCTCACATCTTCCTGTAGTCATATGCGGCACCAGCGAAAAGGATGAAAACTTGCCGTCGGTGAACATCGACTACTTCGAAGCCATCAAGGAAGCTGCGTCCAAATTCCTTGAGGAAGGAGCTGAAAAAATCGCCTTCGTCAAAGCTTCATATTCGGAACAGCTGGAACGACACATCGAAGAAGGCATAAAAGCAGCCTATAAGGATCAAGGCAGGGAGTTCGATGAACAGTATCTCCTCTCTGCACCGGCAGACTACCAGGCCGGTAAATCCCTGTTCTCCCAAATTCGTGGGCTGAAGGCGGATGTCGTCGTTACAATGAGCGATGAAACAGCAATCGGAGTCCTGCACGGCGCGATGGACAACAATGTCCAGGTGCCCGAGGAACTGCAGATCATGAGCTGCAGCAATACAAGGTTTGTGAATATGGTGCGGCCACCGCTTTCCAGTGTAGCACTGCCGCTGTATGACATTGGTGCTGTCGGCATGCGTCTGCTGACCAAATACATGAATGAAGAGACTGTGGAAGAGGCGAATGTCATCCTTCCATACAAAATCGAATATCGTGCGACAACGAAATAG
- a CDS encoding acetoin utilization protein AcuC, protein MTSPLYVYDDSLLKYRFHSKHPFNQMRLKMTTDLLMASGHLSASDIIKPREATDEELELVHKSDFIEAVKLAGEGKLSEEKMESYGLNTEDTPSFEGMHEKSRMLVGATLSAVEAVMDGRTDKALSLAGGLHHGFSGRASGFCIYNDSAVAIEHIRKKYGKRVLYIDTDAHHGDGVQWIFYDTNEVMTYSIHETGRYLFPGTGSLTERGTEEGFGFAVNLPVDAFTEDESFLEIFKETFEAAIRKFQPDVIFSQNGVDAHFRDPMTHLALTSRTFEEIPRFVNEMADKYTDGKWIAVGGGGYNIWQVVPRMWSQIWLSMKGIPAPRGPLPEAFMDQYGPKSPVDFPRNWEDVLTDYNDIPRREEISEKNRSMLTRAMLHLEEQ, encoded by the coding sequence ATGACCAGTCCACTTTATGTATATGATGATTCATTGCTCAAATACCGGTTCCATTCCAAACACCCCTTCAATCAGATGCGGCTGAAGATGACGACCGATCTACTGATGGCGTCGGGTCATCTCAGCGCTTCTGACATCATCAAACCGCGCGAAGCGACTGACGAGGAGCTCGAACTCGTCCACAAAAGTGACTTCATTGAAGCGGTAAAGCTTGCGGGTGAGGGAAAGCTGTCTGAAGAAAAGATGGAGAGCTACGGCCTCAATACGGAGGACACCCCGAGTTTCGAAGGGATGCATGAGAAGAGCCGCATGCTTGTAGGCGCCACATTGAGCGCTGTGGAGGCTGTAATGGACGGACGGACGGATAAGGCACTGAGCCTTGCCGGAGGCCTGCATCATGGCTTCAGTGGACGCGCAAGCGGTTTCTGCATCTACAATGATTCAGCCGTCGCCATAGAGCACATCCGGAAGAAGTATGGCAAACGCGTACTCTATATAGATACGGATGCCCATCATGGCGACGGTGTGCAATGGATCTTCTATGATACGAACGAAGTCATGACCTACTCCATCCACGAAACAGGACGCTATCTGTTCCCCGGCACAGGCAGCCTGACTGAAAGGGGCACCGAAGAAGGATTTGGATTCGCCGTCAACCTCCCCGTCGATGCCTTTACTGAAGATGAATCCTTCCTGGAGATATTCAAGGAGACATTCGAGGCGGCAATCAGGAAATTCCAGCCGGATGTGATATTCAGCCAGAATGGCGTCGATGCACATTTCAGGGATCCGATGACGCACCTCGCACTGACTTCCAGGACGTTCGAGGAGATCCCCCGTTTCGTCAATGAGATGGCGGACAAATATACGGATGGCAAATGGATTGCCGTCGGCGGAGGCGGCTATAACATATGGCAGGTCGTCCCCCGCATGTGGTCACAGATATGGCTCAGCATGAAGGGCATACCTGCTCCCCGGGGTCCTCTGCCGGAAGCTTTCATGGATCAGTATGGTCCAAAAAGCCCCGTGGACTTTCCTCGAAATTGGGAGGATGTGCTGACGGACTACAACGATATCCCCCGACGTGAGGAAATCAGTGAAAAAAACCGCAGCATGCTTACTCGGGCCATGCTCCATCTGGAGGAGCAGTGA
- a CDS encoding CBS and ACT domain-containing protein, translated as MLVERIMTSPVRTLTPEHTIEDALNMMSTYSFRHIPLVDDEENLVGIVSDRDIKLTLPSVLSDDDPDFTLKVPISRIMRKRVTYCHPLDFVEEIALDFYHYAIGAIPVLRNGKIVGIITQKDMLNTYLELTGITEPGSMIEVEVEDRTGVIYDIGRVFKELNIKIVSISVYRNKEKKGFKTIVLRVQAMNPRKAIDTLKDRGFTVLEPSQMGQ; from the coding sequence ATGCTAGTTGAAAGAATCATGACCAGTCCGGTCAGGACACTGACACCCGAACACACGATTGAAGATGCATTGAATATGATGAGTACCTACTCTTTCCGCCACATCCCGCTTGTTGATGATGAGGAGAACCTGGTCGGCATCGTCTCCGACAGGGACATAAAACTGACACTGCCTTCTGTACTCTCGGATGACGATCCCGATTTCACACTGAAGGTGCCCATATCCAGGATCATGCGCAAGCGGGTGACCTATTGCCACCCTCTGGATTTCGTCGAAGAAATTGCTCTTGATTTCTATCACTATGCAATCGGCGCGATACCCGTGCTCAGGAACGGCAAGATTGTAGGCATCATCACCCAGAAGGATATGCTCAACACCTATCTGGAACTGACGGGAATTACCGAGCCCGGTTCGATGATAGAAGTTGAGGTGGAGGACCGCACCGGCGTCATCTATGATATCGGCAGGGTCTTCAAGGAGCTCAACATTAAGATAGTCAGCATCTCCGTCTATAGGAACAAGGAGAAGAAGGGGTTCAAGACGATCGTACTGCGGGTACAGGCGATGAATCCGAGAAAAGCCATCGATACACTCAAAGATAGAGGGTTCACCGTACTCGAACCTTCGCAGATGGGCCAATGA
- a CDS encoding GNAT family N-acetyltransferase, whose amino-acid sequence MHHTKTYYKEEYETENHSFILEGPLTAKELSAFTFDDGLDAFRPPIEQFEAIKEIAELEEGRILIIREGNHIIGYVTYLHPDPMERWSDGNLPYIMELGAIEISLDYRSFGLGKRLLSLSMQDAFMENYIIITTEYYWHWDLKNSGLDVYEYKDLMIRLMASVGFEVFQTNDPEITGHPANTLMARIGRNIKEEQMIAFDKLRFKNRFFF is encoded by the coding sequence TTGCATCACACAAAGACTTATTATAAAGAAGAGTACGAGACGGAAAATCACTCATTTATACTTGAAGGACCCCTGACCGCCAAAGAGCTTTCCGCCTTCACATTTGATGATGGTCTTGATGCTTTCCGCCCACCCATTGAGCAGTTCGAAGCGATAAAGGAAATCGCCGAACTGGAAGAAGGTCGGATCCTGATTATCAGGGAGGGGAATCACATTATCGGCTATGTGACCTACCTCCACCCGGATCCCATGGAACGCTGGTCTGATGGCAATCTCCCCTATATCATGGAGCTCGGTGCCATTGAGATCAGTCTGGACTACCGCAGTTTCGGTCTCGGCAAACGCCTGCTGAGCCTTTCCATGCAGGATGCGTTCATGGAAAATTACATCATTATCACAACAGAATACTACTGGCATTGGGATCTTAAGAACAGCGGTCTCGATGTGTATGAATATAAAGATCTGATGATCAGGCTGATGGCAAGCGTCGGATTCGAGGTCTTTCAGACGAACGACCCGGAAATCACCGGCCACCCCGCCAATACACTCATGGCACGCATAGGCAGGAACATCAAAGAGGAACAGATGATAGCTTTTGATAAGCTGAGATTTAAAAACCGCTTTTTTTTCTAG
- the acsA gene encoding acetate--CoA ligase gives MKVELYEATDQNPNLKDYDEAVKNHDWTEVEKQFSWYETGKYNMAYECIDRHVEDGRGDKVALHYKNGDKKLSYTFEDLKKASNKAANVLKDEAGVVKGDRVFIFMARSPELYFSLLGALKIGAIVGPLFEAFMEKAVRDRLENSDAKVIITTPELLPRIPVDDLPNLEKVVVVGDGSDERYIDFDASYEKASDEFDIEWLEKEDGLILHYTSGSTGQPKGVLHVQHAMVQHYISGKYVLDLKEDDVYWCTADPGWVTGTSYGIFAPWLNGATNVVVGGRFSPESWYGAIQDLNITIWYSAPTAFRMLMGAGDEIVNDYDLSSLRHVLSVGEPLNPEVVKWGMKVFNLRIHDTWWMTETGAHMIVNMPAMDIKGGSMGKPLPGVEAAIIDDEGNELPPNRMGNLAMKRGWPAMMRKIWKNDAKYDSYFIGDWYVSGDSAYKDEDGYYWFQGRVDDVIMTAGERVGPFEIESKLVEHPAVQEAGVIGKPDPVRGEIVKAFIALREGNEPTDELKEEIRKYVKEGLAAHAAPREIEFKDKLPKTRSGKIMRRVLKAWELDLPTGDLSSMDDD, from the coding sequence ATGAAGGTAGAACTTTACGAAGCAACGGATCAGAATCCTAACTTGAAGGATTATGACGAGGCGGTGAAAAACCACGATTGGACAGAAGTGGAGAAGCAATTCTCCTGGTATGAGACCGGGAAATACAACATGGCCTATGAGTGCATAGACAGGCATGTTGAGGATGGTCGTGGTGATAAAGTCGCACTTCACTATAAGAACGGAGATAAGAAACTCTCCTATACATTTGAGGACTTGAAGAAAGCATCCAATAAAGCCGCCAACGTGCTCAAGGATGAAGCAGGAGTCGTCAAAGGGGACCGCGTATTCATTTTCATGGCAAGAAGCCCTGAACTCTATTTTTCACTGCTCGGTGCACTGAAGATTGGTGCAATCGTCGGTCCGCTGTTTGAAGCATTCATGGAGAAGGCGGTAAGGGATCGTCTGGAGAACAGTGATGCCAAAGTCATCATTACGACGCCTGAGCTGCTGCCGAGGATTCCGGTGGATGATCTGCCAAATCTTGAAAAAGTCGTCGTCGTCGGAGATGGTTCCGATGAAAGGTATATCGATTTCGACGCGAGCTATGAGAAGGCAAGTGATGAATTCGATATAGAGTGGCTGGAAAAGGAAGACGGCCTGATCCTGCACTATACGAGTGGATCGACAGGTCAGCCGAAAGGGGTTCTGCATGTCCAGCATGCCATGGTCCAGCACTATATCTCAGGGAAATATGTGCTCGACCTCAAAGAGGACGATGTCTACTGGTGTACAGCGGACCCAGGCTGGGTGACGGGTACATCATATGGTATATTCGCACCATGGCTGAACGGGGCAACGAATGTTGTAGTGGGTGGCCGCTTCTCCCCTGAATCATGGTATGGAGCCATTCAGGATCTGAACATCACAATCTGGTACAGTGCGCCGACGGCATTCCGTATGCTCATGGGGGCGGGGGACGAAATCGTAAACGACTATGATCTGTCTTCACTCCGCCATGTACTGTCCGTCGGTGAGCCACTCAATCCGGAAGTGGTCAAATGGGGAATGAAGGTGTTCAACCTGAGAATACATGATACTTGGTGGATGACCGAGACAGGGGCACATATGATCGTCAACATGCCTGCAATGGATATCAAGGGTGGTTCCATGGGCAAACCGCTGCCTGGCGTCGAAGCGGCAATCATAGATGATGAAGGTAACGAACTGCCGCCAAACCGCATGGGCAACCTGGCCATGAAACGTGGATGGCCTGCGATGATGCGCAAGATCTGGAAGAATGATGCCAAGTACGATTCCTACTTCATCGGCGACTGGTATGTATCCGGTGACTCCGCTTATAAGGATGAAGATGGCTACTACTGGTTCCAGGGCCGTGTGGATGATGTCATCATGACCGCCGGTGAACGTGTGGGACCATTCGAAATAGAATCCAAGCTCGTGGAGCATCCAGCTGTTCAGGAAGCAGGGGTGATCGGCAAGCCGGATCCAGTACGGGGTGAAATCGTCAAGGCATTCATCGCGCTCAGGGAAGGCAACGAGCCGACGGATGAACTGAAAGAAGAGATCCGCAAGTATGTCAAGGAAGGTCTTGCAGCACATGCTGCCCCAAGAGAGATCGAATTCAAGGATAAACTGCCTAAGACAAGAAGTGGTAAGATCATGCGCCGCGTGCTGAAAGCATGGGAACTTGACTTGCCGACAGGCGACCTGTCATCCATGGATGACGATTAA